A DNA window from Maribellus comscasis contains the following coding sequences:
- the ftsA gene encoding cell division protein FtsA has translation MASNSNLSVVIDIGTSKIVGLAGQKTEEGKMGILAVSKVPSKGVKRGVVFNIEELASCLKVVIADLEKQLDAEITGVEIAFAGQQMKTADYRGYRYTSDEGVVSDFDINELYNEARNYKVEQDYRTIHIVPQSFVIDDEIRELSPVGITGRKLEANYKLFIVPEVHILNFQRVFEKVGVNIEGITLSPLAISESALSEDEKENGAVLLDIGAGTTKLAVFHNSVLKHVAVIPFGGDVVTKDIREGCSILLKWAEQLKVKYGEALGDFADEQKVVTIPGHNGWEPKEITFKSLAFIIQARMEEIIDNVNLQIGKSGVEEKLGFGVVVSGGTADMSNLISLVKFRTGLDARKAFPVIHPVNRRKEFQNQDLLTAFGLLKMTLEKEEESESIRTKRKKEKKKKENNGLSPWRKAIQGVLDYIDDDNDDLAMN, from the coding sequence ATGGCTTCAAATAGTAATCTTTCGGTTGTTATTGATATTGGTACTTCAAAAATTGTCGGACTGGCAGGACAAAAAACAGAGGAGGGTAAAATGGGAATTTTGGCCGTTTCAAAAGTGCCCTCAAAAGGTGTCAAACGTGGAGTAGTCTTTAATATTGAAGAATTAGCTTCATGTTTGAAAGTCGTAATTGCCGATTTGGAAAAGCAGTTGGATGCCGAAATTACCGGGGTTGAAATTGCTTTTGCCGGACAGCAAATGAAAACGGCTGATTACCGCGGTTACCGCTACACGTCTGATGAAGGTGTAGTGTCTGATTTTGATATTAACGAGTTGTATAATGAAGCCAGAAATTATAAAGTTGAGCAGGACTACAGAACGATTCACATCGTTCCGCAGTCTTTTGTCATCGATGATGAAATCAGGGAATTGAGCCCGGTGGGAATTACCGGAAGAAAACTGGAGGCCAATTACAAATTATTTATTGTTCCTGAGGTTCATATTCTTAATTTTCAACGGGTTTTTGAAAAAGTTGGCGTGAATATAGAAGGAATCACACTTTCACCGTTGGCAATCTCCGAGTCTGCGCTTTCCGAGGATGAAAAGGAAAATGGAGCTGTTCTTTTAGATATTGGAGCCGGAACAACAAAACTGGCTGTTTTTCATAACAGTGTATTAAAACATGTTGCAGTTATTCCTTTTGGAGGAGATGTTGTAACCAAAGATATCAGAGAAGGTTGTTCTATTTTGTTAAAATGGGCTGAACAGCTGAAGGTAAAATATGGCGAAGCCCTGGGCGATTTTGCTGATGAACAAAAAGTAGTTACCATTCCCGGGCATAATGGCTGGGAACCCAAAGAAATCACATTTAAAAGCCTTGCATTTATCATTCAGGCGAGAATGGAGGAAATTATTGACAATGTAAATCTTCAGATAGGAAAGTCGGGTGTGGAAGAAAAGCTGGGATTTGGAGTTGTTGTGTCGGGAGGAACCGCTGATATGAGTAATTTGATTTCGTTAGTGAAGTTCCGAACTGGTTTGGATGCCCGAAAAGCTTTTCCTGTTATCCATCCGGTAAACAGGCGGAAAGAATTTCAAAATCAGGATTTGCTTACCGCTTTTGGCTTGTTGAAAATGACTCTTGAGAAAGAGGAAGAGTCGGAGAGTATAAGAACAAAAAGGAAAAAGGAGAAAAAGAAAAAGGAAAACAACGGCCTTTCTCCATGGCGTAAAGCCATTCAGGGTGTTCTCGATTACATCGACGATGACAACGATGATTTAGCAATGAATTAA
- a CDS encoding cell division protein FtsQ/DivIB, protein MWRRIFKFSGLLVVIVFLIITLAFTSHESRNIICRNIEVDFRADDIIKINNSEILKLVKSADDSIVGKTLGKINAEFIEQEVEKHKAVLKAEVYKVLVKDSTSYKGILTVKVKHRKPVVRIVSENGNYYLDKFGGRIPVSNQYTANVLAATGNISEKFAVEELLPFILYLKEDEFWEAQIEQIHLENNGDVLLIPLVGDQIIELGKLENYETKLRNMRAFYNQVLAANNCWDKYKSVSLKYSNQIVAKKR, encoded by the coding sequence ATGTGGCGTAGAATATTCAAATTCAGTGGTTTGTTGGTGGTAATTGTTTTTTTGATCATCACACTTGCTTTTACCTCGCATGAAAGCAGGAATATTATTTGCCGGAATATTGAAGTCGATTTTAGGGCAGATGACATTATAAAAATTAATAACAGTGAGATTTTGAAGTTGGTAAAATCAGCCGACGACAGTATTGTCGGGAAGACTTTGGGTAAAATTAACGCCGAATTCATTGAACAGGAAGTGGAAAAACATAAAGCTGTTTTAAAAGCTGAGGTGTACAAGGTTTTGGTAAAAGACAGTACTTCTTACAAAGGAATTTTAACAGTAAAAGTAAAACATAGAAAACCAGTAGTTCGGATCGTGTCTGAAAACGGGAATTATTATTTGGATAAGTTTGGGGGACGAATTCCCGTTTCGAACCAATACACAGCAAATGTTTTGGCTGCAACAGGAAATATTAGCGAAAAATTTGCTGTTGAAGAGTTGTTGCCGTTTATACTTTATTTGAAGGAGGATGAATTCTGGGAAGCACAAATTGAGCAGATTCATCTGGAGAATAACGGTGATGTACTTTTAATCCCTTTGGTAGGTGATCAGATTATAGAGCTGGGGAAACTGGAAAATTATGAAACAAAACTAAGAAATATGCGTGCTTTTTATAACCAGGTTCTGGCAGCGAATAACTGCTGGGATAAATATAAATCGGTGAGTTTAAAATATTCAAATCAAATAGTAGCAAAAAAGAGATAA
- the murC gene encoding UDP-N-acetylmuramate--L-alanine ligase, protein MKNLQNIKNVYFLGIGGIGMSALARYFKFTGCNVAGYDRTPTALTEAMEKEGIDIHFEDDIRNIPKNWNPAETLAVFTPALPDEHQELSWFREKPIGLLKRAKVLGLISNEKSGIAVAGTHGKTTVSTMVATILNETAMGCGAFLGGISKNFGSNLLLPKDDSPWIVAEADEFDRSFLHLQPELALITAIDADHLDIYGDKEKIVDAFEKFISQIKPGGKLVVKAGVEINRQRTSAEIFSYTLKEKADFSTLNLKLDAGGGCYRFDLKTPEGIIANCKMNYPGLVNVENAVGAAALSFLAGVSANNIKAGLEKYTGVKRRFDVRFKSDSQIYIDDYAHHPKELEALISSVQTLYPNRKVTGIFQPHLFTRTRDFAAEFASSLDLLDEAILIPLYPAREEPIKGISSETIFEKMKLENRHLLSREETLELLRNEKTGVVLTIGAGDIDRMAENIIEVLKSKN, encoded by the coding sequence ATGAAGAATCTTCAAAATATTAAAAATGTATATTTCCTCGGAATCGGGGGAATAGGGATGAGCGCGCTTGCCCGCTACTTTAAATTTACAGGTTGCAATGTGGCGGGTTACGATCGCACACCGACTGCACTTACCGAGGCAATGGAAAAAGAGGGGATTGATATTCATTTTGAAGATGATATCCGTAATATTCCCAAAAACTGGAATCCGGCAGAAACCCTTGCCGTTTTTACACCTGCACTTCCTGATGAACATCAGGAACTTTCGTGGTTTCGCGAAAAGCCGATTGGTTTACTGAAACGAGCCAAGGTTTTAGGTTTGATAAGCAACGAAAAGAGCGGAATCGCTGTGGCAGGAACGCATGGAAAAACAACTGTAAGCACGATGGTCGCTACTATTCTGAATGAAACAGCAATGGGATGCGGTGCTTTTTTAGGTGGTATCTCCAAAAATTTTGGGAGCAATTTGTTGCTTCCTAAAGACGATTCGCCCTGGATTGTAGCTGAAGCCGACGAGTTTGATCGTTCGTTCCTGCACCTGCAACCTGAACTGGCTTTGATTACAGCTATCGATGCCGATCACCTGGATATTTATGGCGACAAGGAAAAAATTGTAGATGCATTTGAAAAGTTTATTTCGCAAATAAAACCGGGTGGCAAGCTGGTGGTAAAGGCGGGAGTTGAGATCAACAGGCAAAGAACTTCAGCCGAAATCTTTTCCTATACATTAAAAGAAAAAGCTGATTTTTCCACCCTGAATTTGAAATTGGATGCAGGGGGTGGTTGTTATCGGTTCGATTTGAAAACTCCGGAGGGAATAATTGCCAACTGCAAAATGAATTATCCGGGTTTGGTGAATGTTGAAAACGCAGTTGGGGCAGCTGCACTGTCATTTTTGGCGGGAGTTTCTGCAAATAATATAAAAGCCGGGTTAGAAAAGTACACCGGTGTTAAGCGGAGATTTGATGTTCGGTTTAAAAGTGATTCACAAATTTATATTGATGATTATGCACATCATCCAAAAGAGTTGGAAGCGTTGATTTCCTCGGTTCAGACATTGTATCCGAACCGTAAAGTAACAGGGATTTTTCAACCGCATCTGTTCACACGCACGCGTGATTTTGCTGCTGAATTTGCCAGCAGTCTTGATTTACTTGATGAAGCTATTTTAATTCCGTTGTATCCCGCGCGCGAAGAACCCATTAAGGGAATTTCTTCTGAAACCATCTTTGAAAAAATGAAACTGGAAAACAGACATTTGCTTTCAAGAGAGGAGACACTTGAATTACTCAGGAATGAAAAAACCGGTGTGGTTTTAACAATAGGAGCAGGCGATATCGACCGGATGGCAGAAAATATTATTGAAGTTCTAAAGAGTAAAAATTAA
- the murG gene encoding undecaprenyldiphospho-muramoylpentapeptide beta-N-acetylglucosaminyltransferase, with the protein MKIERVIISGGGTGGHIFPALAIANEIGKRNPDAKILFVGALGRMEMEKVPAAGYQIIGLPVMGFPRKPGLKMFTFFVRLIKSASMARKIVKDFKPQVAIGVGGYASGPLLRAASAKGIPTLIQEQNSYAGITNKLLSKKVNTICVAYDRMERYFPSDKITITGNPVRENLLQSKSNKKEALEFFGLTENDKVILVVGGSLGARSINNTVLNSVKEIGKSGVQLIWQTGAIYYDRIQKELENSKPENLQIHQFISRMDLAYSVAGVVISRAGAGTISELCLVGKPSVLVPSPNVAEDHQTKNAMALVEKDAALMIKDDEIEGRLIREAVQLINDEKKCKVLSEKIQKLAKPDATKDIVDEVEKILH; encoded by the coding sequence ATGAAGATTGAACGAGTTATAATAAGTGGAGGCGGAACCGGGGGACATATCTTCCCGGCACTCGCAATTGCAAACGAAATTGGCAAACGAAATCCGGATGCCAAAATTTTGTTTGTTGGTGCACTTGGAAGAATGGAGATGGAAAAAGTACCGGCGGCTGGTTATCAGATTATCGGGCTCCCGGTAATGGGATTTCCCCGCAAACCTGGCTTAAAGATGTTTACTTTTTTTGTTCGCCTGATAAAAAGTGCCTCAATGGCCCGGAAGATTGTAAAAGATTTTAAGCCTCAGGTGGCTATTGGTGTAGGAGGTTATGCAAGCGGTCCGCTGTTACGTGCCGCGTCTGCAAAAGGAATTCCAACACTTATTCAGGAACAAAACTCATATGCCGGAATAACCAATAAGTTATTGAGCAAAAAGGTTAACACAATTTGTGTGGCCTACGATAGAATGGAACGCTATTTTCCCTCAGATAAAATAACAATAACCGGAAACCCGGTGAGGGAAAATTTATTGCAGAGTAAGTCGAATAAAAAAGAGGCCCTGGAGTTTTTCGGATTAACAGAAAATGACAAAGTGATATTGGTTGTTGGCGGAAGCCTGGGAGCACGTTCAATAAACAATACAGTTCTGAATAGCGTGAAAGAGATTGGCAAATCAGGTGTTCAGTTGATCTGGCAAACCGGTGCAATTTATTACGATAGAATTCAAAAAGAGCTGGAGAACAGTAAACCGGAGAATTTGCAAATACACCAGTTTATTTCGAGGATGGATTTGGCTTATTCGGTTGCCGGAGTGGTAATATCAAGAGCTGGAGCCGGAACCATTTCTGAACTGTGTTTGGTTGGAAAACCGTCAGTTTTGGTGCCTTCGCCAAATGTGGCTGAAGATCATCAAACTAAAAATGCAATGGCACTGGTAGAAAAAGATGCTGCACTAATGATTAAAGATGATGAAATTGAGGGACGACTGATTCGGGAGGCCGTTCAGTTAATTAATGATGAAAAGAAATGCAAAGTGCTTTCAGAAAAGATACAAAAGCTGGCAAAGCCCGATGCAACGAAAGATATTGTTGATGAAGTGGAAAAAATTCTGCATTGA
- a CDS encoding FtsW/RodA/SpoVE family cell cycle protein: protein MEITLGKIFRGDRVIWIILLLLSLLSLLIVYSSTGALAYRQASGNTVYYLVRQLFFLGAGFGLMLLMVNVIPVKIYSMVANYLVYFSIGLLSLTVAFRFAGIGEGSGRTLGLGPISFQPAEIAKISLIIYTAKILGKKQKTKGDLFKAFKRIILYTIVICGLIFLSDFSTSALLFATIMAMMFIGRIPLKYLALVIATGAALIVLIYYGADLIPDSVSRAHTIKGRIERFIHGDPNSEKGITQADYAKLAIYEGGIFGKGPGHSDVSNYMAAAYSDFIFAIIVEEYGLILGAGVMFLYLIFLFRGVVIVRRSTRTFPAFLVTGLTLLLVFQAMINIGVSSGALPVTGQPLPWVSLGGTSLLFTSIAFGCILSVSHQNQVNREVQKQPVQVNVPDEDVEMEK, encoded by the coding sequence ATGGAAATTACATTGGGGAAAATATTCAGGGGTGACAGGGTGATCTGGATAATTCTGTTGTTACTGTCGCTTTTGTCGCTGTTAATTGTTTACAGCTCAACAGGAGCCCTTGCTTATAGGCAGGCGTCAGGTAACACGGTCTATTATCTGGTTCGGCAGTTATTTTTTCTCGGTGCCGGCTTTGGGCTCATGTTGTTGATGGTGAATGTAATCCCGGTGAAAATTTATTCCATGGTAGCAAATTACCTGGTTTATTTTAGTATAGGTTTGTTGTCGCTGACTGTCGCTTTTCGTTTTGCAGGAATTGGGGAAGGAAGTGGACGAACGTTGGGTTTAGGGCCTATTTCTTTTCAGCCTGCCGAGATTGCAAAAATTTCTTTAATCATATACACCGCAAAAATTTTAGGGAAAAAACAAAAAACCAAAGGCGATCTGTTTAAAGCCTTCAAAAGAATTATTCTGTACACCATTGTCATTTGCGGGCTCATATTTTTATCTGATTTCTCTACTTCCGCTCTTCTTTTTGCAACAATAATGGCCATGATGTTTATCGGACGAATTCCTTTAAAATACTTGGCATTGGTTATTGCAACAGGTGCTGCACTGATTGTTTTGATTTACTATGGAGCGGATTTAATACCCGATTCAGTGTCGAGGGCCCATACAATAAAGGGAAGGATTGAACGATTTATCCATGGAGACCCGAATTCAGAAAAAGGAATTACACAGGCCGACTATGCCAAACTGGCCATTTACGAAGGTGGAATTTTTGGCAAAGGACCAGGTCATTCCGATGTAAGCAATTATATGGCTGCTGCTTACAGCGATTTTATTTTTGCCATAATTGTTGAAGAATACGGATTGATTTTAGGGGCGGGAGTGATGTTTTTGTACCTGATATTTTTATTCAGGGGAGTGGTAATAGTCCGGCGATCGACCCGGACGTTCCCGGCTTTTTTGGTAACAGGATTAACATTGTTGCTGGTTTTTCAGGCAATGATAAATATAGGTGTTTCCAGCGGCGCACTTCCGGTAACCGGACAGCCTTTACCATGGGTGAGTTTAGGCGGTACATCGCTGCTTTTTACATCCATTGCTTTCGGATGTATTTTGAGTGTGAGTCACCAAAATCAGGTAAACCGTGAAGTTCAGAAACAACCTGTTCAGGTAAATGTACCTGACGAAGATGTTGAAATGGAAAAATAA
- the murD gene encoding UDP-N-acetylmuramoyl-L-alanine--D-glutamate ligase → MKNSLVILGAGESGVGAAILGQKKGYSVFVSDLGKIKEKYQNVLSDYDIDFESEKHSEEKIMEAELVVKSPGIPETAPVIQKLLAKQTPVISEIEFAGRYNSAKTICITGSNGKTTTTLLTYHILKKAGVNVGLAGNVGKSFAWQVAEENFDVYVIELSSFQLDGMYDFRADVAVLMNITPDHLDRYGYDMRNYISSKFRIIQNQTSADYFIYCADDEVIQKEIKKREINACSLPFGLSENAADGAGLREDQIIINFNQNQFSMSILDLSLQGKHNTYNSMAAGIASMVFKIRNEQLRESLADFKGVEHRLENFLKVHGIDFINDSKATNVNSTWYALESIHKPIVWIAGGVDKGNDYSMLDNLVGEKVKAIVCLGKNNAKLHAAFDEKVKNMVDVTSMEEAVKAAYYLARNGDTVLLSPACASFDLFENYEDRGRQFKREVRNL, encoded by the coding sequence TTGAAAAACAGCTTAGTCATATTAGGAGCCGGCGAAAGTGGTGTAGGTGCTGCCATTCTTGGACAAAAGAAAGGTTACTCGGTTTTTGTGTCTGATTTGGGGAAAATTAAGGAGAAGTACCAGAATGTTCTTTCAGATTATGACATTGATTTTGAAAGCGAAAAACACTCTGAAGAAAAGATTATGGAAGCTGAGTTGGTAGTGAAAAGCCCCGGGATACCGGAAACTGCACCTGTCATACAAAAACTGTTGGCGAAACAAACTCCGGTAATTTCAGAAATAGAATTTGCCGGAAGATACAATTCAGCAAAAACCATTTGTATAACCGGAAGTAACGGAAAAACAACCACAACCCTGCTAACCTATCATATTCTGAAAAAGGCTGGTGTAAATGTTGGTTTGGCAGGAAATGTCGGGAAAAGTTTTGCCTGGCAGGTGGCGGAGGAAAACTTCGATGTGTATGTTATTGAACTCAGCAGTTTTCAGCTCGACGGAATGTATGATTTTAGAGCCGATGTAGCCGTTCTGATGAACATCACGCCCGATCACCTCGACAGATATGGTTATGATATGAGGAACTATATCAGCTCCAAATTCCGGATTATTCAAAATCAAACCAGTGCAGATTATTTTATCTATTGCGCTGATGACGAGGTGATTCAAAAAGAAATAAAAAAGAGAGAAATAAATGCCTGTTCCCTGCCTTTTGGCTTGTCCGAAAATGCAGCAGACGGTGCAGGTTTGAGAGAGGATCAGATAATAATAAATTTTAATCAAAATCAATTCAGTATGTCTATTCTGGATTTATCATTACAGGGAAAACACAACACTTACAATTCAATGGCAGCAGGAATTGCAAGTATGGTTTTTAAAATTCGAAATGAACAATTGCGGGAAAGCCTTGCCGACTTTAAGGGAGTGGAACACCGCCTGGAAAATTTTCTAAAAGTTCACGGGATCGACTTTATAAACGATTCAAAGGCAACCAACGTAAATTCTACCTGGTATGCCCTCGAAAGTATTCATAAACCGATTGTTTGGATTGCCGGAGGTGTGGATAAAGGAAACGATTATTCAATGTTGGATAACCTGGTAGGAGAAAAAGTAAAAGCGATTGTTTGCCTTGGAAAGAATAATGCAAAACTTCATGCGGCTTTTGACGAAAAAGTAAAAAATATGGTGGATGTGACAAGCATGGAGGAAGCAGTAAAAGCAGCTTACTACCTGGCCCGCAATGGAGATACCGTTCTTTTGTCGCCGGCTTGTGCCAGTTTCGATTTGTTCGAAAATTATGAAGATCGGGGGAGACAATTTAAACGTGAAGTAAGGAATTTATAG
- the mraY gene encoding phospho-N-acetylmuramoyl-pentapeptide-transferase, whose protein sequence is MLYYLYKLLSGFDLPGLGMFQYISFRSAAAIILSLIITTAFGKKMIRILQRKQIGEEIRDLGLEGQMQKKGTPTMGGIIILSAIIIPTLLFARLDNIYILLMLTTTAFLGLIGFVDDYIKVFLKNKEGLAGKFKILGQVSLGLIVAATLFLSEDVIVRQNVKDANGEDIQEIVIDAETGEQSLQYVTEDVKSTITTIPFIKKNEFDYEWLVSFAGDASSWLKWVIYALAIIFIITAVSNAANLTDGIDGLASGTSAISGVTLGILAYVSGNIIYADYLNIMYIPNIGELTVFVAAFIGATVGFLWYNSYPAQVFMGDTGSLALGGILAVFSVIIRKEILIPLLCGIFLVENFSVMIQVSWFKYTRRKYGEGRRVFLMSPIHHHYQKKGIPEPKITTRFWIVGIILAVLTIVTLKIR, encoded by the coding sequence ATGCTCTATTATTTGTACAAATTATTATCAGGATTTGACCTCCCCGGATTGGGAATGTTTCAATACATTTCATTTCGCTCGGCGGCCGCAATTATTTTGTCGTTGATAATTACCACTGCTTTTGGTAAAAAAATGATTCGCATTTTACAACGCAAACAAATTGGGGAAGAAATCCGCGATTTAGGATTGGAAGGCCAGATGCAGAAAAAAGGGACGCCGACAATGGGGGGAATAATTATTCTGTCGGCTATCATAATCCCAACACTTCTTTTTGCCCGGTTGGATAACATCTATATTCTTTTGATGCTTACAACAACCGCTTTTCTTGGATTGATTGGTTTTGTAGATGATTATATTAAAGTTTTTCTGAAAAATAAGGAGGGACTGGCCGGTAAATTTAAAATACTCGGGCAGGTAAGTCTTGGCCTGATTGTAGCAGCAACGCTTTTTTTAAGTGAAGATGTAATTGTTCGTCAGAATGTAAAAGATGCAAACGGTGAAGATATTCAGGAAATTGTGATTGATGCGGAAACAGGAGAACAAAGTTTACAATATGTAACGGAAGACGTAAAATCAACGATAACAACCATACCTTTTATTAAAAAGAATGAATTTGATTATGAATGGCTTGTGTCGTTTGCCGGCGATGCTTCATCCTGGTTAAAATGGGTGATTTATGCACTGGCAATCATATTTATAATTACCGCTGTTTCAAATGCCGCAAATTTAACAGACGGAATCGATGGACTGGCATCAGGTACATCAGCAATCAGCGGAGTAACACTGGGGATTTTGGCTTATGTTAGCGGTAACATTATTTATGCCGATTATCTCAATATAATGTACATCCCAAATATCGGAGAATTAACTGTTTTTGTTGCTGCTTTTATCGGAGCAACCGTAGGTTTTCTGTGGTATAACTCCTATCCGGCCCAGGTTTTTATGGGCGACACCGGTAGTCTGGCGCTTGGCGGAATTTTAGCGGTTTTCTCAGTTATTATCCGAAAAGAAATATTAATACCACTGTTGTGTGGGATATTTCTTGTTGAAAACTTTTCAGTGATGATACAGGTGTCGTGGTTTAAATATACAAGACGCAAGTATGGTGAAGGACGCCGCGTATTTTTAATGAGCCCCATTCACCATCATTACCAGAAAAAGGGAATACCGGAACCAAAGATTACAACGCGATTCTGGATTGTGGGAATTATTCTGGCAGTATTAACCATTGTAACTTTAAAAATCAGGTAG
- a CDS encoding UDP-N-acetylmuramoyl-L-alanyl-D-glutamate--2,6-diaminopimelate ligase, whose product MKVEELIKNIDCLEVVGTLNRKASGIEFDSRKVEKDSVFVAQRGVHVDGHNFIIPAIGKGAGTIVCEEIPSERVSGVTYVKVENSNSVLGKLASAFYRFPSSKMKVVGATGTNGKTSIATLLFKLFRKLGYNVGLISTISYKINEAEETASHTTPDALKIQKLMTGMVDAGCEFCFMEVSSHAIHQQRISGIEFAGGIFTNITHDHLDYHKTFAGYIKAKKAFFDGLLPNAFAITNADDKNGLVMLQNTSAKKVSYSVGRMADFRCKVLESHFDGMLLNMDGHEIWTRFVGRFNASNLLAVYATAISLEQSTEEVLTEISNLQPVAGRFETIRSTDGKLAIVDYAHTPDALKNVLQAISEIRSRNEQVITVVGAGGDRDKTKRPEMTQEATLASDKVILTSDNPRTENPSDIIKDMEAGIEAQYKNKVLSIENRKEAIKTAVMIAQPGDIILIAGKGHENYQEINGVKHHFDDKEVVKEFFGIED is encoded by the coding sequence ATGAAAGTAGAGGAGTTAATAAAAAATATTGATTGTCTGGAGGTTGTTGGGACTTTAAATCGAAAGGCCTCAGGAATTGAGTTCGACTCACGCAAAGTGGAAAAGGACTCTGTTTTTGTGGCGCAAAGGGGAGTTCACGTTGACGGGCATAATTTTATCATTCCGGCAATCGGGAAAGGTGCCGGAACAATTGTCTGCGAGGAAATACCTTCAGAAAGAGTTTCAGGCGTTACCTATGTTAAGGTTGAAAACTCAAATTCGGTTTTGGGGAAACTTGCTTCTGCATTTTATCGTTTCCCTTCATCAAAAATGAAGGTGGTTGGTGCTACCGGAACAAATGGTAAAACAAGCATCGCGACACTTCTTTTCAAGTTGTTCCGAAAACTGGGCTACAATGTTGGTCTTATTTCAACCATTTCATACAAAATAAATGAAGCGGAGGAAACAGCTTCCCATACTACTCCTGACGCATTAAAAATCCAGAAGTTGATGACCGGGATGGTCGATGCAGGTTGTGAATTTTGTTTTATGGAGGTAAGTTCTCATGCCATTCATCAGCAACGAATTTCGGGAATTGAATTTGCCGGAGGAATTTTTACCAATATTACTCACGACCACCTGGACTATCACAAAACATTTGCGGGATATATAAAAGCCAAAAAGGCATTTTTTGACGGTTTGTTGCCCAATGCTTTTGCAATTACCAATGCCGACGATAAAAACGGACTGGTGATGCTCCAGAATACCAGCGCGAAAAAGGTAAGCTATTCTGTTGGAAGAATGGCTGATTTTCGCTGTAAAGTTTTGGAGAGCCATTTCGACGGGATGCTGCTAAATATGGATGGTCATGAAATCTGGACCCGGTTTGTAGGAAGATTTAACGCTTCCAACCTGTTGGCCGTATATGCTACAGCAATAAGTTTGGAACAGAGCACAGAAGAGGTTCTCACCGAAATCAGCAACCTTCAGCCGGTGGCCGGACGATTTGAAACAATCAGAAGTACAGATGGAAAACTGGCAATTGTTGATTACGCCCATACCCCCGATGCATTGAAAAATGTACTTCAGGCTATTTCTGAAATCCGCAGCCGCAACGAGCAGGTAATTACTGTGGTTGGCGCCGGGGGAGATCGTGATAAAACAAAACGTCCTGAAATGACACAGGAGGCAACGCTTGCAAGCGATAAAGTGATTCTGACTTCTGATAATCCGCGAACTGAAAATCCGTCAGATATTATAAAAGACATGGAAGCCGGGATTGAAGCGCAGTATAAAAACAAGGTGCTTTCAATTGAAAACAGAAAAGAAGCTATAAAAACAGCGGTAATGATTGCTCAACCAGGTGATATCATTTTGATCGCCGGAAAGGGGCATGAAAATTACCAGGAAATAAATGGTGTGAAGCACCATTTTGATGACAAGGAAGTGGTAAAGGAATTTTTTGGAATTGAAGATTAA